A window of Miscanthus floridulus cultivar M001 chromosome 12, ASM1932011v1, whole genome shotgun sequence genomic DNA:
TAGCGTACCTAAGGGAAGAACAGATATTGTATTCCCAAAAATAAGAGACCCAaaattagtaaaaaaaaaaaaaaggagacaTATTTTGGGTTGTCTGATAGGCATAATTAAAATATGGACATCCTCTCTTCTAGAAAcctatttgcagaaaggatttTTTTAGGTCTTGTTGTAGGAAAAGATGCCAAATATGTATTAAATCTTTTGCTTGTAGCGTACCTAGAGGAAGAACAGATattgtattttgggtgttagtCGGCGGAGAAAGCCTTAGTCTCTTCGCGGTGGTTGGGTTGGTACGAATGGAGCGGCTGATCCCTTGTGCATGTTGATTTGATCGAGGGAAATGACAGGAACCATGCTGTGTTTCCTTCGGATCTTTTCTACAGTATTATTATTAGAGATGGGAGAAGGGTATTGTTAGAAGGGGAGAAGGATATCGACTTGCATCTCCAAATTCAGAAACTCCACATGATGATAACCCATTGATTAGAAGCAGGGATATGTTTCCTATTATGATTAGTATAATGGCTTGCTTGTGTTGAAAGGATttaatatacccaaagacttagccttagataggagtgcttggaagacagttattcacgtgcctgaaccttgattgcttctgttgggtttcaactctagcctaccctaacttgtttgggacttaaaggctttgttgttgttgttgttgttgttgttgtataatgGCTTGCTTGTGCATGACTGTGTCTTGATCATGTAGACAATGGATATGTGCAGGGGCTGACAAGGCACGGGCCAAAGGCAATGCTGGCTCAAAGAAGGAACTTTCAGTTCTCAGGGACGCCAGTGGCAATGTCATCTCTGCTCAGACCTTCACCTTCCGCCAGCTTGCAGCCGCAACAAATAACTTCAGGGATGAATGCTTCATTGGGGAGGGAGGGTTTGGGCATGTTTACAAGGGCCGCCTTGACATGGGCCAGGTAATAAGCTTTGTTGTCAAAGTGGGGTTCCACTTTTCTTGTTTCTTGCTGTTGGACTAGTACAAAAGTGGCTCAATTGTACCAATGGCATCATTGATCTGTCTaggacgacgacgacagcaacaacaaagcctttaagtcccaaataagttggggtaggttagagttgaaatccagcagaagcaatcaaggttcaggcacgtgaatagctgttttccaagcactcctatctaaggctaagtctttaggtatattccatcctttcaagtctccttttattgcctctacccaagtcaacttcggtcttcctctgcctctctttacgttactatcctagcttaggatttcactacgcactggtgcctctggaggtctccgttggacatgtccaaaccatctcatccagtgttggataagcttttcttcaattggtgctacccctaatctatcacatatatcatcgtttcgaacttgatcccttcttgtatgaccgcaaatccaacgcaacatactcatttccgcgacacttatctgttgaacatgtcgtcttttcgtaggccaacattctgcaccatacaacatagcaggtttaatcgtcgtcctataaaacttgccttttagtttttgtggtacccttttgtcacataggatacCAGATGCTTaacgccacttcatccaccctactttgattttatggctaacatcttcatcaatatctccgtctctctgtaatattgatcctaaatatcgaaatgtatcattcctaggcactacttgaccttctaaactaatatctttctcctcccgagtagtagtgctgaagtcacgtctcatatactcagttttagttctaccgagtctaaaacctttggactccaaagtctcctgccataactctagtttctgattcactcctatctggctttcatcaactagcactacatcgtccacgaaaaacatacaccaagggatgtccccttgtatgttccttgtgacctcatccatcactaaggcaaacagataagggctcaaagctgacccttgatgtagtcatatcctaatcgggaagtcatccgtgtctccatcacttgttcaaacactagtaacaacattgttgtacatgtccttaatgagcccgacgtacttcgttgggactttatgtttgtctaaagcccaccacataacattcattggtattttatcataagccttctccaagtcaataaaaaccatgtatatgtccttcttctccctataccgctccataacttgtcttattaagaaaatggcttcctatggttgaccttccgggcataaaaccaaattggttcatagagacccgcgttattgctctcaagcgatgctcgataactctctcccatagcttcatagtatggctcatcaacctaattccccggtaattagtacaactttgaatatcccctttattcttatagatcggtaccaatatacttctccactcgttcaggcatcttgttcgatcgaaaaaatTTCTTTTTTAGTTTTTATTACATTCCTCCCCCTCTTGATTCTACTACTATACCCAAAACCTTcgtgaactgcctcgaaacctgcgcttgtagtacctacatgtccATTAAGATCCCCTcttataaaaagcttctcactactaggtacagctctaatcagaccATCTAAGTATtcctagaactgtctcttagcactctcgtcgaggcctacttgggggcatacacactaattacgttcaataccatatcaccaacgacaagcttgactaagataatcctatctccttgccttttcactcccaccacaccattcttgaggctcttatcaatcaaaactcctactctatttctattcgcgactgtccctgtgtaccaaatcttaaaacctgtattgtccatctccttcgccttctgacccttccatttagtctcttgaacacataatatatttacacgtcttttagtcgcggtatcaactaattctcttaacttacctgtaagcgaccctacattccaactacctaaacggatcttagttggttcgactagcttccttacccttcgcacccgttgaCTTAGATGTGAAGACCcatgctcatttttcactacaccctgggcgccgatgtagcgcgccactaaggaagcgacgacccgatccttgctcacttgacaccatgcccagatcgcgacacggcgagTCACCAAGGGGGTGCTGAcctggcccttgcccatttaacaccatacccgggttccgatatggcgcgtcgctaagagggttacgccccaacggttttctttcgggtttcatctccattagaatggctagatttaacgttggctcgccacgcctatcataaccctcctcctttaccaaggcttgagacaacataggcggagttattGATCTGTCTAGGACATTCAAGAAAAAGCAGCTGTATGCACTCTGCACATGTGTAGTGGATGCCCATAGGCACAAAAAAATCTGTGTTCACTTATAGCTGATCCAACTTATACTGACCTGATAAATGAGGGCACTTTAGACTGTTTCATAGGTCCTTCATTTTAAATTCACAAGATGAATGACATGAAACAGACAAACAAGTTTTATGCATGCCATTTGATTCGTATACAATTACTTGAAATCCTGAATTGTAAGATGAGGCACTGCATTAGTATTTTACTGAAATGATGAATAATCTGTTGCAGGTTGTTGCTATCAAACAGCTGAATAGGGATGGTAATCAAGGAAACAAAGAGTTTCTAGTGGAAGTTCTTATGCTTAGTTTGCTGCATCATCAAAACCTTGTCAATTTGGTTGGTTATTGTGCTGATGGAGATCAACGCCTTCTCGTGTATGAGTACATGCCACTTGGATCATTGGAGGACCATTTGCATGGTAAGACTGTTCGTTTCTTTTCTATATTTGTCTTTTGCATATTAGTGCCTGTTAAGTTTCCTGTTTATGGTTACTTGCTGCTACTGTGTGCTGTTCAGTGCATGCTAGTACTTGTCTTTCACATGCCTATTGGAGTATATGCTGCCAATCTGCCATGCTGTCTGGCCCCATCTTTCTGCCAATGTGTTTCATTTTGTCCATGTGCATTAATGCATATTTCCATGATTGTGAGACACTTTTCTCCCATGTCCTTTTGTCCATGCAGCAGAACATAATGTACCCAGTAgccaatagttttttttttcaatagtCAATCATGGCCGTGCCTTCCTAATTTCCATCGTTACCTTATTTGGGTGTACTTTTCATATTTGCATCTTGATTACAGGCACAGTAGAATTAAGTGCAGTAGTAGCTCGTTTACATCAACCATTTGAGAGGTTTTCTACATGGCTCTTTATCACAATTtataaaacaaacaaaaaaaatcaggTTCCAATAGAATCTCTTAACCACTCTCCATCTCTTCCGCTCTCCAAAACCACCCTTCTCGCTCTCCACTAATGGAGAGGTTGTATCATTCTCTAAATTCAATACATGGTAGTTCTCTTATGATTTTTTCATAGAAGGAAAATTTGATAAACCATTGGAGTATAGAGAATGAAACTGAGAGAGTCCGTTGGAGAGACGGGATATATAAAGAGAATATTCATGGGATCTCTCTAAATAGAGAAATAGAGATTGAAGTTTGGAGAGACTCATAGAGTTGCAACTATTTATTGTACCTTTCTAGGGAAATCTCTAAACAGAGTAAATAAGGGAATTATATCATTTTTCTGTGGAATTTGTTTACAGATTTGGAGTTAAAACTTCAAAAATTGTTCACTTATATATGATTATACTACCGATGGCATATCCTTATTCTTCATGTGACTGAAAATGTGTTCGAAAAATTACCTTTGTTTAGGTTCATTTTTGTTGCTTATTTCATTTCCCCCTTTATAattccttggattggaatacaaTTACTGCTGTGTTACACTTACGTGATAATTAATTTGATTACTCAGATAAAAAGGTCATGTATAATTACTTAGTTGACAGACAGAAGGCGCCTCCTGTTACATAAGAATACAGTATTTATAGCAGTTCTGTCATGGCAGTTATTGGAGCCTAGGAAAGAAATAGATCACCAAATCAACAGTAACCCAATTAAGATTTCTTGTGAACTTGGTGTGGTCTACCAATATTGTGCCCGGAAAGGTCATATTTGAACTTTGTCATATACTCATGTCAGATGTTCCCAAGAGTGTAGTGGCAACTGTGCACTAGAAACATTTTCTTTTGGGTCAATATTGGGAACAGGAACCAATAATCTGCCAATGTTTGAAGTATTCGTTGTGCAGATCTGCAGTTTCTACAAAATCTGCTGAGAAATTCATTCATATTATAAGCACTTTGACTTTGTTGCAGTTAAGTGTTGTAGTACTATCAGCAGTGGTATATTTTCTATCTCTGAATCAACTTAGCACTTAATGCAGATCTCCCTCCTGACAAGGAGCCCTTGGATTGGAACACTAGGATGAAAATTGCTGCAGGTGCTGCTAAAGGGCTGGAGTACCTGCATGACAAGGCACAGCCACCAGTTATTTACAGGGATTTCAAGTCATCAAATATTCTATTGGGTGAGAGCTTCCATCCAAAGCTATCAGACTTCGGTCTTGCTAAGTTGGGTCCTGTTGGTGACAAGTCTCATGTCTCAACGCGTGTTATGGGAACATATGGCTATTGTGCCCCAGAATATGCTATGACAGGACAACTTACAGTTAAGTCAGATGTTTACAGCTTTGGAGTTGTCTTGCTTGAGTTGATTACTGGCCGGAAGGCCATTGACAGCACCAGACCAGCGTCAGAGCAAAACCTTGTGTCATGGGTAAGTTTGTTCAAACTGTTCATGAATCATTTGTTGAATACGCTAAACTGTTGGGTAACCAGTATTTTCTTTGTTGATGTTGGCCTTCCAAGGATTTGTTTGGAAAGTGTATCTAATTTTGATATGGAACTTGAACTGGAACTGAAACTGAATCTAGGAGGTGTATAAGAATAATCAGTCTTTTATATGATTAGGCATAAGTTCTATGATTGTGATAGCTCTTCATTTCGATGTTAAACTGTTGGATCTGATTGTGATAGAAAACTATGTTAGACTCTAGAAATGCAGTCTGAAGTTCTACCTTTAGTTTTCTTAAAAAATGTAACGAGTATATTTGGTAGTTAGGATTGTAATCAGATATTGGTATATGTATCCAGGGAGGTGAATTGCGCCTCAAATCTCTGTATTATATACTGCCCAAGAggctcaatgcaatacatcctGCTTACAGTCTCAAATAATATCTGGTTGCTTagataaatatatgcatacaagcACATATTACGTCTTGGAAGAGAATGAACATTAGCCATCCTTCTATGATGGTCAATGATTATGATCTTCCATATGCCTTTTTCAGTTGATTGATGACAATGTAATGAAGTTGATTCTTTATTGGCAGGCACGGCCCCTTTTCAATGACAGGCGGAAGCTCCCAAAGATGGCTGACCCGGGCCTGGAGGGGCGATTCCCTACACGGGGGCTTTACCAGGCGCTTGCGGTGGCATCAATGTGCATCCAGTCAGAGGCTGCATCGCGCCCACTCATTGCCGACGTTGTGACCGCTCTGTCATACCTTGCAAACCAGATTTATGATCCTAGCTTGGCGCACACATCCAAGAAAGCAGGCAGCAGCGACCAGCGGAACCAGGTTGCTGACAGTGGAAGGGTGCTTTCCAAGAATGACGATGCAGGCAGCTCTGGCCACAGGTCGCCGAGCAAGGACCGGGCCGACTCCCCCAGAGAGCAGATCCCAGGGGCCGCTAACAGGGGCCAGGACAGGGAGCGAATGGTGGCCGAGGCAAAGATGTGGGGCGAGAACTGGCGGGAGAAGCGGCGAGCTGCTCAGGGGAGCCTGGATTCTCCGACCGGAGGTGGGTAGCGTCGGTCACCAAGGACTGTTTCGCCTGTGCGTGCTGTCTGACTGTTTTTGCCTTTGTGTGGTGAGGATGAAGACAATTGGGTTTCCCCTTTCCCGTGTTTGTTAGGTGTACATTTGTAGGtgtaaaacaaaagaaaaaggaaCGTTGGGGGGAAACGGAGGGAGAAGGATGCTTGTTCTGGATGTGTATGAGTCGTGCCTGTAAATCCTCGGAAAATTTTGCAACGGTGAAGGACTAGTTGGAACCCATTCTGTCACATTCGTCCTTTGAGGTCTTCCCCTCTGCCTGTTTAAGCAGTGTCTTTTGTTGTTCTGTCGGAAAAAAATGTCGGCTTGGCTAGCACTGATCTAAGTGGGCCAGCTTCACATCCATTTGCCCCTGATATGTCTTCAGTGACAGCGCTATGTACGGCGCTATGTGCTTGTTCCAGCGTGTGGACACCGGTTCTAGAATCAATCAGAAAGTTTGGGATTCGGGTTCAGGAATCAATCGGAAATTTTGGGATCCAACTCGAGGACCTGGCCCTGGGTTCCTTGCTCAGGCACGTTGAAGAGGCTCTGAGAGCTGCTTGGCCAGGTGCTGTTCCGAGATCACAAGCAAACAGGGGTATGTACTTTCTTTTTAGAAAAAAGTTGAAGCCTTTATTAATTATAGTATTTTAGAAAGGACGTGGCTAGCGCCCGGACTTTGGACACTGTCCCCCCTTTGGCCGGCCGCGCTGCTGCCCCCTGTTTCGCATCCTGCACCTACCCATCCACGTCTCGCTTACTACGCTCGCCCGCAAGCACGTGGGGGCCTGCCCGTGCCAGTGGGGACCACCTTCGCCTTCCCGCGTCTGACACCGAGGCGAGACAGCAGAAAGGCGAGGATAGATATGCAACACTCAATCTagtttttgaaacatccagatacaacaattgcaacatacgtgtgaaaCAAATGAAATATGTGTCTGGAATACTTGCAAAacacataaaacacttgaaaactattgaaacatatgcaacatcagcaTAAAACACTTGTATCATATGTGT
This region includes:
- the LOC136496424 gene encoding serine/threonine-protein kinase PBS1-like — its product is MGCFPCFGSTRDEELKYYGAKGPGGGNGGVGRAAASSSSSSTAAAGGGGGRAEEAVVAPPRVERDHAGADKARAKGNAGSKKELSVLRDASGNVISAQTFTFRQLAAATNNFRDECFIGEGGFGHVYKGRLDMGQVVAIKQLNRDGNQGNKEFLVEVLMLSLLHHQNLVNLVGYCADGDQRLLVYEYMPLGSLEDHLHDLPPDKEPLDWNTRMKIAAGAAKGLEYLHDKAQPPVIYRDFKSSNILLGESFHPKLSDFGLAKLGPVGDKSHVSTRVMGTYGYCAPEYAMTGQLTVKSDVYSFGVVLLELITGRKAIDSTRPASEQNLVSWARPLFNDRRKLPKMADPGLEGRFPTRGLYQALAVASMCIQSEAASRPLIADVVTALSYLANQIYDPSLAHTSKKAGSSDQRNQVADSGRVLSKNDDAGSSGHRSPSKDRADSPREQIPGAANRGQDRERMVAEAKMWGENWREKRRAAQGSLDSPTGGG